Sequence from the Burkholderia sp. GAS332 genome:
CTTCGCACAAGCGCTTTCGCCCGCACGAGATCGCCGAGCTGCGCCATCGCGATACCCCGCAGGGCGAGCGCAGGCGCGTCGTCGCGCAAGGCGACCCGGTTCAGCGCGCCGAACGGGTCCCCCGCCGCGAGCGCTCGCGCTGCGGCCGCCACTAGCGAGTCCATGGTCGATTCGAATCCCGCCACACTTGTCACTCCCACCGTTCGGGTGCCGGTGACTAATCTAGCACGACCACCAACCCATTCGTCGCATCGATAACGGAACGAACGACGAAGGACTCGCAAGGAGCGAATCATGACTACGACACATACGACCGGGACACGTGAAGCGTGGCTAGACGCACGGCTCGAGCTGCTCAAGGCCGAGAAGGCGCTCACGCGGCAGAGCGACGCGCTGGTGCAGCAGCGGCAGGCACTGCCCTGGGTGCGCATCGACAAGACGTACCGATTCGAAACCGATGCGGGCAGTGCCTCGCTGGCAGACCTCTTCCAGGGGCGCTCGCAGTTGATGGTGTACCACTTCATGTTCGGGCCCGACTACAAGGCGGGGTGCCCGTCATGCTCGTCGATCGCGGATGGGATCGACGGCGTGGCGGTTCACCTGGCGAATCACGACGTCACGCTGATGGCGGTGTCGCGGGCGCCGCTCGAGAAGCTGAAGGCGTACCAGCGCCGGATGGGGTGGAGGTTCCCTTGGGCTTCCTCGTACGGAAGTGACTTCAACTTTGACTTCAACATCGCGTTTACCGAGGCGCAACAGCGTGAAGGCAGCATTGAATACAACTACGAACACGGCGGCCACGCGATGGACGAGGCACAGGTCCCGGAACCCGTCGTCCAGTTCGCGGCCACGTGCGGAACCGACCCGGCGACGTACACGCGCGACCGGCCGGGCTTGAGCACGTTCGTCCTCGAAGACGGCGCCGTCTATCACACCTATTCCACCTATGCGCGCGGCGTGGACGGCATCTGGGGCATGTATCAGTGGCTGGATCGCGCGCCGAAGGGGCGCAACGAGACGGGCGTCTGGTGGAAGCGTCACGACGAGTACGAGGCGCGCTGAGTCAGGTCATGGGGCACGTTAGCGCAACCGGGAGCCGGGAAATGTCAGGACGCTTGATCGACGCGCGGGTTTCCCAGCGGGCTTTCTTCGGCGTCTCGGCACTGCTCTTCACTGTCAGCACGGCGGTGACGATCGTCGGCGGCGCGTCCATGTCGGCGATGGGCGAGATGCCGATGCCCGGCGGCTGGACGATGTCGATGGCATGGATGCGGATGTGCGGACAGACGTGGCCTGGCGTCGCGGCGTCGTTCCTCGGCATGTGGGTCGTGATG
This genomic interval carries:
- a CDS encoding Predicted dithiol-disulfide oxidoreductase, DUF899 family; translation: MTTTHTTGTREAWLDARLELLKAEKALTRQSDALVQQRQALPWVRIDKTYRFETDAGSASLADLFQGRSQLMVYHFMFGPDYKAGCPSCSSIADGIDGVAVHLANHDVTLMAVSRAPLEKLKAYQRRMGWRFPWASSYGSDFNFDFNIAFTEAQQREGSIEYNYEHGGHAMDEAQVPEPVVQFAATCGTDPATYTRDRPGLSTFVLEDGAVYHTYSTYARGVDGIWGMYQWLDRAPKGRNETGVWWKRHDEYEAR